One segment of Mastomys coucha isolate ucsf_1 unplaced genomic scaffold, UCSF_Mcou_1 pScaffold23, whole genome shotgun sequence DNA contains the following:
- the Mfrp gene encoding membrane frizzled-related protein, protein MKDYADVILCPEATELSKTEFCNPAFDPEAGPSCPPPALQRDVSSRLQAPWHAQRLRGLQPDCHFSWLCILLLSGLLLLLLGLLLAVILAQLQFTSLPRTTKNPLPTRGLTPMDVIPSTTPTTTTTTTTTTPEITGQQEAAMSPTHQTTCGGLLSGPSGFFSSPNYPDLYPPLSHCVWHIQVATGQTIQLKIQALSIESMLTCLFDRLEIISEPTGPLLRVCGKTPPATLNTNTSHLRVSFVSDNDVEGSGFQAWYQAVAPGHWSCAHNEFHCDLLLCLKHDSVCDGITECVDGSDEANCSAKGCGGNLTGLYGMFSTPNYPQHYPHQQLCTWYIEVPVGYRIRLEFHNFSLEAQAECKFDYVEVYEASNPGTFSFLGRFCGAEPPPYLVSSKHQLAVIFKTDLGISNGGFLAIYQAVNTTENLCGPREFCQSDGYRNLQWMCDLWKDCANDSNDNCSSHLSPQPDLTCEPVQVEMCLGLSYNTTAFPNIWVGLATQTEVTDILRGYKSLTSLPCYQTFQRFLCGLLVPRCTSLGTILPPCRSVCQAAEQQCQSSLALLGTPWPFNCNRLPVAASLEACSQP, encoded by the exons ATGAAGGACTATGCCGATGTCATCCTCTGTCCAGAGGCAACTGAGTTGAGCAAG ACAGAGTTCTGCAATCCTGCTTTCGACCCAGAAGCAGGGCCTTCTTGCCCTCCACCAGCATTACAGAGAGATGTCAGCAGCAGGCTCCAAGCTCCCTGGCATG CCCAGCGTCTCCGGGGGCTACAGCCCGACTGCCACTTCTCCTGGCTCTGCATCCTGCTGCTCAGTGGcctgctgctcttgctgctgGGGCTACTGTTGGCTGTCATCCTGGCTC AGTTGCAGTTTACATCCCTCCCCAGGACTACCAAGAACCCACTGCCTACCAGAGGCCTCACCCCCATGGATGTCATTCCCAGCAccacccctaccaccaccaccaccaccaccaccaccaccccagaaaTCACAGGGCAGCAGGAGGCAGCCATGAGCCCTACACACCAGACCA ccTGCGGAGGACTCCTTTCTGGGCCCAGTGGTTTCTTCAGCAGCCCCAACTATCCAGACCTTTATCCACCCCTCAGCCACTGCGTCTGGCATATCCAGGTAGCCACAGGCCAGACAATACAGCTCAAGATTCAAGCACTCAGCATAGAAAGTATGCTCACCTGTCTTTTTGATCGCTTGGAAATTATCTCAGAGCCTACAGGCCCTCTCCTCAG GGTGTGTGGTAAAACACCTCCTGCCACATTAAACACCAATACCAGCCACCTCCGTGTGTCCTTCGTCTCTGATAATGATGTGGAAGGGTCTGGTTTCCAGGCCTGGTACCAAGCGGTGGCCCCTGGACATT GGAGTTGTGCCCATAATGAGTTCCACTGTGACCTGCTCCTCTGCCTGAAGCATGACTCTGTATGTGATGGTATTACCGAGTGTGTTGATGGCAGTGATGAGGCCAACTGCAGTGCCAAGG GGTGTGGAGGGAACCTGACTGGGCTCTATGGGATGTTCTCTACCCCAAACTACCCACAGCACTACCCTCACCAACAG CTTTGTACCTGGTACATCGAAGTGCCTGTGGGATACAGGATAAGGCTAGAGTTCCACAACTTCAGCCTGGAAGCACAGGCCGAGTGCAAGTTTGACTACGTGGAGGTGTATGAGGCCAGCAATCCAGGAACCTTCAGCTTCCTGGGCAG GTTCTGTGGAGCAGAGCCACCACCCTACCTCGTCTCCTCGAAGCACCAGCTGGCTGTAATCTTCAAGACGGATCTTGGTATCAGCAATGGGGGCTTTTTAGCCATCTACCAGGCCGTCAATACTACAGAGA ACCTTTGTGGGCCCAGAGAGTTCTGCCAGAGTGATGGATATAGGAATCTGCAATGGATGTGTGACTTATGGAAAGACTGTGCAAATGACAGCAATGACAACTGCAGCAGCCACTTGTCACCACAACCAG ACCTGACCTGTGAACCTGTCCAGGTGGAGATGTGCCTTGGACTAAGCTACAATACCACAGCCTTCCCTAACATCTGGGTGGGCCTGGCCACGCAGACAGAGGTGACAGACATCCTCAGAGGTTACAAG AGTCTGACAAGTCTACCCTGCTACCAGACTTTCCAGAGGTTCCTTTGTGGGCTGCTTGTGCCTCGATGCACCTCTCTGGGCACTATCCTACCCCCTTGTCGTTCCGTCTGCCAGGCGGCAGAGCAGCAGTGCCAGTCTAGCCTGGCATTACTGGGCACCCCCTGGCCTTTTAACTGCAACAGGCTGCCTGTGGCAGCTAGCCTGGAAGCTTGCTCCCAGCCCTGA
- the C1qtnf5 gene encoding complement C1q tumor necrosis factor-related protein 5 isoform X1, translating into MFVGRGSTGFHLGGARGWSQDSGFQLWSCPAYRLQERILAFWASGVTTMRPLLALLLLVLVSGSPPLDDNKIPSLCPGQPGLPGTPGHHGSQGLPGRDGRDGRDGAPGAPGEKGEGGRPGLPGPRGEPGPRGEAGPTGAIGPAGECSVPPRSAFSAKRSESRVPPPADTPLPFDRVLLNEQGHYDATTGKFTCQVPGVYYFAVHATVYRASLQFDLVKNGQSIASFFQFFGGWPKPASLSGGAMVRLEPEDQVWVQVGVGDYIGIYASIKTDSTFSGFLVYSDWHSSPVFA; encoded by the exons ATGTTTGTAGGGCGGGGATCTACTGGGTTCCACCTGGGTGGGGCGCGAGGTTGGTCCCAAGATTCTGGGTTCCAACTCTGGTCCTGCCCAGCCTACAGACTACAAGAGAGGATCCTGGCGTTCTGGGCCTCCGGGGTCACCACCATGAGGCCACTTCTTGCCCTGCTGCTTCTGGTTCTGGTATCAGGCTCTCCTCCTCTGGATGACAACAAGATCCCCAGTCTGTGTCCCGGGCAACCCGGCCTTCCAGGCACACCAGGTCACCATGGCAGCCAAGGCCTGCCTGGCCGTGACGGCCGTGATGGCCGCGACGGTGCACCCGGAGCTCCGGGAGAGAAAGGCGAGGGCGGGAGACCAG GACTACCTGGGCCACGTGGGGAGCCCGGACCGCGTGGAGAGGCAGGTCCCACGGGGGCTATCGGGCCTGCAGGGGAGTGTTCGGTGCCCCCGCGATCAGCCTTCAGTGCCAAGCGATCAGAGAGCCGGGTACCTCCGCCAGCCGACACACCCCTCCCCTTCGACCGTGTGCTGCTGAATGAGCAGGGACATTATGACGCCACTACTGGCAAGTTCACCTGCCAAGTGCCTGGTGTCTACTACTTTGCCGTCCATGCCACTGTCTACCGGGCCAGCTTGCAGTTTGACCTTGTCAAAAATGGCCAGTCCATCGCctctttcttccagtttttcGGGGGGTGGCCCAAGCCAGCCTCACTCTCAGGGGGTGCGATGGTAAGGCTAGAACCTGAGGACCAGGTGTGGGTGCAGGTGGGCGTGGGTGATTACATTGGCATCTATGCCAGCATCAAGACAGACAGTACGTTCTCTGGATTTCTCGTCTATTCTGACTGGCACAGCTCCCCAGTCTTCGCTTAA
- the C1qtnf5 gene encoding complement C1q tumor necrosis factor-related protein 5 isoform X2: protein MRPLLALLLLVLVSGSPPLDDNKIPSLCPGQPGLPGTPGHHGSQGLPGRDGRDGRDGAPGAPGEKGEGGRPGLPGPRGEPGPRGEAGPTGAIGPAGECSVPPRSAFSAKRSESRVPPPADTPLPFDRVLLNEQGHYDATTGKFTCQVPGVYYFAVHATVYRASLQFDLVKNGQSIASFFQFFGGWPKPASLSGGAMVRLEPEDQVWVQVGVGDYIGIYASIKTDSTFSGFLVYSDWHSSPVFA from the exons ATGAGGCCACTTCTTGCCCTGCTGCTTCTGGTTCTGGTATCAGGCTCTCCTCCTCTGGATGACAACAAGATCCCCAGTCTGTGTCCCGGGCAACCCGGCCTTCCAGGCACACCAGGTCACCATGGCAGCCAAGGCCTGCCTGGCCGTGACGGCCGTGATGGCCGCGACGGTGCACCCGGAGCTCCGGGAGAGAAAGGCGAGGGCGGGAGACCAG GACTACCTGGGCCACGTGGGGAGCCCGGACCGCGTGGAGAGGCAGGTCCCACGGGGGCTATCGGGCCTGCAGGGGAGTGTTCGGTGCCCCCGCGATCAGCCTTCAGTGCCAAGCGATCAGAGAGCCGGGTACCTCCGCCAGCCGACACACCCCTCCCCTTCGACCGTGTGCTGCTGAATGAGCAGGGACATTATGACGCCACTACTGGCAAGTTCACCTGCCAAGTGCCTGGTGTCTACTACTTTGCCGTCCATGCCACTGTCTACCGGGCCAGCTTGCAGTTTGACCTTGTCAAAAATGGCCAGTCCATCGCctctttcttccagtttttcGGGGGGTGGCCCAAGCCAGCCTCACTCTCAGGGGGTGCGATGGTAAGGCTAGAACCTGAGGACCAGGTGTGGGTGCAGGTGGGCGTGGGTGATTACATTGGCATCTATGCCAGCATCAAGACAGACAGTACGTTCTCTGGATTTCTCGTCTATTCTGACTGGCACAGCTCCCCAGTCTTCGCTTAA